One region of Zingiber officinale cultivar Zhangliang chromosome 7B, Zo_v1.1, whole genome shotgun sequence genomic DNA includes:
- the LOC122003662 gene encoding EPIDERMAL PATTERNING FACTOR-like protein 2 — translation MGCTARPFLCSCQIRRAFLLSLLVPLLSIPLQIQGGRLMKDDEKKSEEMVLLGGALMGSRPPSCEMRSNRCRSHCEAVQVPATTVDDQSSVDKRSNYKPMKWKCKCGNRMFNP, via the exons ATGGGTTGTACTGCTCGTCCATTTCTTTGCAGCTGTCAAATTCGTAGAGCCTTCCTTCTCTCACTGTTGGTGCCGCTCCTGTCTATTCCCCTGCAAATTCAAGGGGGTAGGCTGATGAAAGATGACGAAAAG AAAAGCGAGGAGATGGTGTTGTTGGGTGGAGCATTGATGGGATCGAGGCCACCGAGCTGTGAGATGAGAAGCAACAGATGCAGAAGCCATTGTGAGGCAGTTCAGGTGCCTGCGACTACAGTGGATGATCAGTCGAGCGTGGATAAGAGATCCAATTACAAGCCCATGAAGTGGAAATGCAAGTGCGGGAACAGGATGTTTAATCCATGA